A region of Triplophysa dalaica isolate WHDGS20190420 chromosome 20, ASM1584641v1, whole genome shotgun sequence DNA encodes the following proteins:
- the ptk6b gene encoding protein-tyrosine kinase 6b, which translates to MGECLRATFPCLQTLWDRIYGSSSDGENSMKDDCGSTGDVSSTTANSGTESVGRYTRPGTSIPTSRKTDNAVYTALWDFEAREKEELSFKAGDIFQIISCSGGWWNARKTDMNGCILATGFVPHNYLARVESVESQPWFFGKMSRVEASNHLMSPGNHDGSFLVRISETDNIGHVISVKAHKKTKHFKIYESNSQVYVNPTLKFSCVLEVVEYYQSHPLASLDRLKCPCIRKRPQPQDLSHSTVDEWELPKEDFSLEDQLGSGYFADVYRGRWKNRINVAIKILKNHDCLKQKEFQMEVQIMKRLRHRHLISLFAICTSSTPYYIITELMEKGNLLNFLRGSEGETLDLASLIDMAAQVVEGMAYLEANNSIHRDLAARNVLVGDGYICKVADFGLARIIKEPFYVSDEKKIPYKWTAPEAISHGRFSNKSDIWSFGILLFEILTYGGIPYPGLATNEVFVYITQHNYRLPAPPKCPQFIYDIMLSCWMLKPEDRPDFKDLRNNLENINRYSDLD; encoded by the exons ATGGGGGAATGTTTGAGGGCGACTTTCCCATGTCTTCAGACATTATGGGACAGAATATACGGATCCTCGAGTGACGGTGAAAACAGCATGAAGGATGACTGTGGTTCGACGGGAGATGTTTCCAGCACCACGGCCAACAGTGGCACGGAGTCTGTCGGTCGTTACACGCGTCCGGGGACCTCTATCCCGACAAGTCGAAAGACCGACAATGCTGTATATACAGCTCTGTGGGACTTTGAGGCTCGGGAAAAAGAGGAGTTGTCGTTTAAGGCTGGTGATATATTCCAAATCATCAGCTGTTCCGGTGGCTGGTGGAACGCGAGGAAAACGGACATGAATGGTTGTATCCTCGCCACGGGGTTTGTTCCACATAATTACCTGGCGCGGGTGGAATCCGTAGAATCTCAACC ATGGTTCTTTGGAAAGATGAGCCGTGTTGAGGCCTCAAATCACCTCATGTCACCTGGAAATCATGATGGATCCTTCCTGGTGCGAATCAGTGAGACCGACAACATAGGCCACGTGATCTCAG TAAAGGCACACAAAAAAACGAAACACTTCAAGATCTATGAGTCGAATAGTCAAGTCTATGTGAATCCGACTCTTAAATTCTCCTGCGTATTAGAGGTGGTGGAATACTATCAATCTCACCCTCTGGCCTCTCTGGACAGACTGAAATGTCCCTGCATTAGG AAAAGGCCTCAACCACAGGATCTGTCGCACTCAACAGTGGACGAATGGGAGTTGCCAAAAGAAGACTTTAGTCTTGAAGATCAGCTCGGCAGCGGCTACTTTGCTGATGTTTACAGGGGCAGATGGAAGAATCGCATTAACGTGGCCATCAAAATCCTCAAGAACCATG ATTGTCTAAAGCAGAAAGAATTTCAGATGGAGGTGCAGATTATGAAGCGGTTGCGTCACAGACACCTCATCTCTCTCTTTGCCATCTGCACATCCTCCACCCCTTACTACATCATCACAGAGCTCATGGAAAAGGGCAACCTCTTAAACTTCCTCAGAG GTTCAGAAGGCGAGACATTAGATCTGGCTTCTCTTATCGACATGGCTGCTCAGGTAGTAGAAGGGATGGCATATTTAGAGGCCAATAACAGTATTCACAGAGACCTCGCTGCAAGAAATGTTCTAGTTGGAGATGGATATATCTGCAAAGTTGCCGATTTTGGCCTAGCCCGCATCATTAAG GAGCCTTTTTATGTATCTGATGAGAAGAAAATCCCATACAAGTGGACGGCACCTGAGGCTATCAGTCACGGCCGTTTCTCAAATAAATCTGACATCTGGTCATTCGGGATTCTTCTGTTTGAGATTCTCACCTACGGCGGGATACCTTATCCAG GTTTAGCAACAAATGAGGTGTTTGTTTATATCACGCAACACAACTACAGATTGCCAGCTCCACCCAAATGTCCGCAGTTCATATATGACATCATGCTGTCCTGCTGGATGTTGAAGCCAGAAGACCGGCCTGATTTTAAAGATCTGAGAAACAATCTAGAAAACATCAATCGCTACAGTGATTTGGACTGA